The segment CCTCATAGCCTTTTGTCTGTTCCGCCTCTTGCACCATAGAGGTCATAAATGGTATCATTAGATATgcagggtgtgtgtatgtgtgcacttcTATTGTCATGTATGCGTGATTTGTCATTAGAAGAAGCGAGCAGAGATACAGAAGCTTATGCATGGAGATAGATGGACCTGAACaaggtttattctttttttgtggCAGGCTGTTatcatgttcatgtgtgtttttgttgcatttggAGTTTATTAAGCATGAACATTTTCACATACAGTGCACTGAATGATAGCTGTTTTGTGCCAGTGTGTCAGTTTATATACAGCAACAAAATGTTGAAGGTATTGTTCAACATTGATGATTCATATTGAAAAGAAACATGATGAACCTTTTCTAAAGGTTATTCTCCATTCCTAACTTGGTATTACCATATCTTCCCAGTGTTTATGTGCTGAAAATGCTTGGAAGTGAAGCGCCATGTACTTCATTAACATGCTCAACTGTGCAAAATCCCTGGTATGGTCCTTTAATGTGTTGAAGTTTCAAAGTGCATCAGACCAAGTAATAAATCTTTCTCAGTTCTGCTTGGTTGCTGTAATTTCAACCCCAATAAAGCTCAACAAGACGAGCCCGTCTGTGTATCCAACAAATAAACGTCACATCAAAAGTGTCTTCAGTGTGTCCCAATAATGCCACTATATTTGCTAATTTCCTCCCTCTGGCACACACGATCAGATCTTGACTTCATAGGAGGAAAACACTGGAAACTAATGAGGCAGCTCTCCACTTTCCCCGGTCACTTATGCATCCACCAAGTACACCAATAACacgctgcagctctgtggttctgtttttgccttttcttttttagattttggcataaaacaaaaacaggaaatgagagaAAACCCTCtcattgtgaatgttttttgttggaCTTGTTGCTTTAGTGTGACTTTGATCTTATTTCTGGGTATAAGGAAGGAAGAGGCAGGGGTAGGGAATGGTTTGCCAGGGTGGTAATATGAACAGGGACTTTGTGTTGCAACATGAGGTCTCAGTAATAATTTTTTGACTCACACATCTAAAGACTACATTCTCTAGATTACCAACCTTCACCACTAAAATGATCATCCTGAAGGTTAaacatcatttcatttcaaatgaggGTTGGAATTGAACTTtctaaaacagttttaaaccaGGCTACATAACCTAGAGAATATAATTTGAAACTTATTTTACTGAATCTAAGATGAGGATGGGCATAAAATGTGCTCTAAAAAGTCTGCCTGGTCTTGACAATAATCACTTCAGAATAAATTTGATCATCCCTGTTTCTAATTAAGTCaccataatattttaatttgcgCAATTTCTTAATTCCCCTAAAAATTACCAGACATCAGAGAAAATATTCTTGCAAGCAAGGGATTCAGTTGGTCTTGAGGGGATTTGGACTTCAGAAGGAGGATGTCAAGAGGAAGAAATCATACATTTTAGATCTTTGGCTGACACTTAGCTAGAGTTACCCAAAGGTGGCAAAAGAATACGCTTGGCAGGAATACTGGTCCTGTAAGCTGCCTGATGGGAGCATTAGAAATAGTAAAAAAcctaaacttaacttaaaaaaattaatgagACTTAAAAGACAGGTGTGATTGGACAAAGACAGGCACATTATAACATGAATAAGACGTTCACGcttcttttaatttcattttattttttgatattgTCACATTGCGTTTTCCTCTTAAACAAAAGGATGAGATCCATAAAGCCTGTCTGCCTTAGTCACATTCATATGGACGCTGTTAAAATTGTAGCATGAGAAAAATAATAGGATCAATTCATTACATCTGGTATCATGTGTTGACTTTCCTCATTAGAGCAGAAGATTTCATATGTGAATaccaaaaaaatgtaataaaatattctaCGTTTGCATTTGTTCTAAATTATttggcaggaaaacaaaaaagaaaaaagcaataAACTCCTGTGTAAGACCACTGAGAACATAAAGATGTCTCTCCATCGATGAAGGAAAACTATTGTGGTTGTGCACGGTGCCATCCTCTGGCTGTTGTGTTGAACAGCATGCATTAACACAGTGATTGACCAGGCAAGaatttttacattaacaagAGGTTTGCATTGCATTTGAATTTGGaagtcacagaaacacacatttacattacatgtaCACATTTTACTACAGTGACTGGTTTAGCTGatttttttacatataaaacatatctCTACTTTTCTTCATAACTTATAGCTGGATAAAATCCAGGGTAATCTTATTCTTATTATACACAAACACTTTGCACAACACGTTTTGATTATTCAGTTTGTGGTTTGGTGGTTTTTGGTGAAGTCTTCTGAATCCATGGATATATTCATCACAAGGGGACatgcaatgtatttttttacagtagATCATGACCATTTATTATGCACTGCCatgaacaatgaaaaataacaacattatcAGAACTTTAACATACCTCCCCAACTTGTCACTTTTTATTCCTTGCTGTGTATTAAGGTTGGGGGTCTGCCCACATTTTCTTCAGGTTTTATTCTTTATCGCAGTAGCTTGTTAAGGTTGGCCAGTTGAGGTGTCTACAGGTAGATATTATTGTACTGAAATGTATGAATTTTGTTGTACTATTCCAGATTTTACTCACCTATCTAGCTCATAATTTAGTTcttataattactgtaaataatcgttagtatttaatgtaaaaactgtaTTAAGCCATTAttgatgtttgctttttacACCCTGTTTTAcacacttgttttttgtttgttgtgttactGTTATCTTTTTTAATCCTTCAAAATAATGACTCATGTTCGCATGTATAGGTGTACAGGACAGCATGGCTGTTGGGACTCACTTAACCTTTGTAAATATCTAAGCCCCAGTTTCACGAACTAGGCTACTTCACTGTTCCATTACATTACGGGTGCTTCCCTGTATCCACTGAGCTGCACAAGGCAAACAGCTGCTACGTCTGGCCTTTTTAATTCCATGCTCTATCCAATGAGCTTTTGTCCACATGCGTACAGCACAAACAATCAGGCGACCTGCCACACTGACCACAGTGTGCCCAGTGTGATGCTGTAGGCCACCATGGCCACTAAGTAGACTCTGAAGAGCAGCACGTCCAGCACGTAGCCAACCTGCAGCCATTCCTTGGCAACTTCCCGGCACCTGTCCCTCTTTTCCAGGAAGTGGCGAATCGCTGTCACTTCCTGGAGGATGTTGTCCATGACGGGTGGGGTGTTGTCCCTGGAGGGGGGCAGGCCAAGTCCGAGCAGTCCGCCCTCTCTGTCATGCTGACTCAGCCTTCGACCTATCTCACAGGTGTGGTGATGGGTGCATCGGGCTGCAGGATGGATCAAGCATTAGATTAATTTCTGTCACAACACAAccatcaataataataataataacaataactacAAGCTAAATAGCTGTAAAATGCTGTGGCTCCCCAGTGGATGAAATTCTAATATTTTTGTGAGCCCCGTGATTTCTTTTAGTTGCATCACCAAGCTAAAAGTTCTGCGTGACAAACATCCAGTCCATTAATTATTCAAAGAGGATAAACCCTTTTCATTTGTATGAGTCCCATGACTTTTATTCTCTTGTGTTAAATTTGATACAGCCTTTTTATCCCAGGTACTAGCAAGGTTGTACCGTACGTGTTTTCACCTGTACCTTACCAGTCCCATAGTTGTTGTCTTTGTAGTGCTCTAGATCAGAGGCCTGTGAGGACAGTCTGGAGCAGAGGCGATGTTTCTTGTGGATGCAAAAGAGAACTGGAGCTCTTTCAAGAACCAGGTACTTTACCCAGTGGGGTACAGGGGTCTGAAGGTCCTGCTTGTGGACCAAACGCACAATCAGCACGGTTTCTGTCAGGCTGATCACCAGTAGGGCCATGCACACCACGAAGTACACACCTACAGAGCAGGTAAGATAAGAGGAAGTGTTTGGTAATGACCCCCTTGCACAGATATACTGTAAAAGATAGCACAACATACTGTTCTCTTGATGGGGGCATAGTACCGATACCATTCCTGTATAATATCAGCAGGGCTGGGCTtctaaaaatacatatttccAGTCAAAATATCCTGTTCTCAATACAAACAGCTGACAAGCAGTAATGGATCACAGTCACCTATCAGTGGGGTTCCTATGGCTGTGGCAGGCAGAGTGTCAGATACAATGATGAGAAAGACAGAGTAGCCCAGCAGCAAAGTGATCTTGAAGGAAactctctctccactgtctggCGGCAGGTAGAAACCCACGATGTCCATCACCATCAGGAAGATACTGGGCAGCAGCAGGTTGACGGTGTAGAACAATGGCCGCCGCCGGATGACCACCTGGGAAATGTAGTTCAATTAACGACTCTCAGTCTTAACTTTCCCCTAATGTtaacaaaaatacttttaaaggGAAGGAAACTGTAAAACAGTGTGAGTCATCTCCTGAAGACAGGTGATGGATGTTACACCACCTTGAGTCTTGATTTGGAGTGTCCTGATTGTTGTTTATCTTCTGCaggtaaattaaaattattattattattattattattattattattaagtgcttGGCTGCATCATATCTGAAAAACTATTGAGATGAAGATGTTAATTGTCATGTCCTAGTACTCAAAGTGATGCCATCAATAGACCTAAAGTATTCAGTTCAGTATAATgtacactgtaaatgtttacattggAAATCACAGATAttctttgttttgctgtcaaaatacttaattatataatataataataatacattatgaTAATACACATGTCAATTAATCATTAAAACTCTTGAAACATGcaccatattttttttttgtcgaaGTAATCTTTGAATTAGGTTGTGATTTGGAGTTTTAATTAACTGCATAAAAGCCAATTTGTCTCCATGAGCTTAACGTACATctgaataaatgtattttatgtattgtatttttaaaattagtgtAA is part of the Anabas testudineus chromosome 14, fAnaTes1.2, whole genome shotgun sequence genome and harbors:
- the htr3a gene encoding LOW QUALITY PROTEIN: 5-hydroxytryptamine receptor 3A (The sequence of the model RefSeq protein was modified relative to this genomic sequence to represent the inferred CDS: deleted 1 base in 1 codon), with protein sequence MRLSSAWMVLVFLLIQGASRACTVKKLGSSTGRFANATLVRLSEFLSAGYKKGVRPVKDWRTSTIVAIDLMVYSILNVDEKNQVLTTYVWYRQAWTDEFLVWNPEDFDEVKQVSIPTANVWVPDILINEFVDVGKSPDIPYVYVTHDGLVRNYKPIQVVTACTLNIYNFPFDVQKCSLTFQSWLHTIDDINITLMRSPEELREDKSVFMNQGEWELLHILSNYKIFSVDNDDYYAEMKFHVVIRRRPLFYTVNLLLPSIFLMVMDIVGFYLPPDSGERVSFKITLLLGYSVFLIIVSDTLPATAIGTPLIGVYFVVCMALLVISLTETVLIVRLVHKQDLQTPVPHWVKYLVLERAPVLFCIHKKHRLCSRLSSQASDLEHYKDNNYGTARCTHHHTCEIGRRLSQHDREGGLLGLGLPPSRDNTPPVMDNILQEVTAIRHFLEKRDRCREVAKEWLQVGYVLDVLLFRVYLVAMVAYSITLGTLWSVWQVA